The Victivallaceae bacterium genome contains a region encoding:
- a CDS encoding pyocin knob domain-containing protein, translating to MTQPEREESAYNENELESVQETENKEGQPLDTYVTTGVYVEENKEYGDLLIVLGEEFLPSHLRQFYITANDEKIFTRILSHKTWSSWFIVQHEKLSEQHLDFNTYKEAALIKLENISGYSNAPENFEDEHGDKNNMLICLSLEEEHIVQFLVSETKRSFWIRHYASQEWSSWQIFI from the coding sequence ATGACGCAACCTGAACGCGAAGAATCAGCTTATAATGAAAATGAACTCGAGTCGGTTCAAGAAACCGAAAATAAAGAAGGTCAACCTCTAGATACTTACGTAACAACGGGTGTTTATGTTGAAGAAAATAAAGAATACGGAGATTTATTAATTGTTCTTGGTGAAGAATTTTTGCCTTCTCATCTAAGACAGTTTTATATTACTGCGAACGACGAGAAAATATTTACTCGTATTCTATCTCACAAAACCTGGTCATCATGGTTCATTGTTCAACATGAGAAATTATCGGAACAACACTTGGACTTCAATACCTATAAAGAAGCTGCTCTGATTAAACTGGAAAATATATCGGGCTACTCAAATGCACCGGAAAATTTCGAAGATGAACACGGTGATAAAAACAACATGCTTATCTGTCTATCTCTAGAAGAAGAGCATATCGTTCAATTTTTAGTCTCTGAAACAAAAAGAAGCTTCTGGATCAGGCATTACGCAAGTCAAGAATGGTCTTCATGGCAAATCTTTATATAA
- the mnmE gene encoding tRNA uridine-5-carboxymethylaminomethyl(34) synthesis GTPase MnmE: MSYTNNHDTIAAMATSPGENSVSIIRLSGLKAISIANEMFSGSVTSYESHTVHLGYALTIDKKKIDQCLLIVMKAPRSYTGEDVVEIHCHGGFFAPTSILDTLYTLGARPALQGEFTFRAFINGKMDLIQAEAVQKIISARNETAFSIAQRELSGKLSEKINRIKNHLISSLALIEAYLDFPEDLDSIDLSQQLNPFINQASEEVNSLLASYDEGRRILSGTEIAIVGDPNVGKSSLLNALTDKDAAIVSEIPGTTRDFVKEEFVLYGKLFKLIDTAGLRDTDHPIEKEGIRRTENLLLNVSLNLWVIDNTAHSKAPPKNIFPHNTILIINKIDLKSLQCTDFWLGEKAYVSTKTGQGIGELKKIIYKYLENSENSKEDVFLITQRQFNNLMNIQRTLNEIRKDIEHPFFPECLAADLREAIEETGLLSGFSLNEDVLNEVFGQFCIGK, from the coding sequence ATGTCTTATACAAATAACCATGACACAATAGCGGCCATGGCTACATCTCCCGGAGAAAACTCGGTCTCCATTATACGGTTATCCGGGCTTAAAGCAATAAGTATAGCTAACGAGATGTTTTCGGGATCCGTGACTTCATATGAGTCTCATACGGTCCATTTAGGCTATGCTCTGACGATCGATAAGAAAAAAATCGATCAATGCCTATTAATCGTAATGAAAGCCCCTCGCTCCTATACGGGAGAAGACGTCGTTGAAATTCATTGTCACGGCGGTTTTTTTGCTCCCACCAGTATTTTAGATACTTTGTACACTCTGGGTGCTAGGCCGGCTCTCCAGGGAGAATTTACTTTTAGAGCATTTATAAATGGTAAAATGGATCTCATACAGGCTGAGGCCGTGCAAAAAATCATTTCGGCAAGAAATGAAACCGCTTTTTCAATCGCTCAAAGAGAACTATCCGGTAAATTATCCGAAAAGATCAATCGGATAAAAAATCATCTCATTTCTTCTTTGGCCTTGATCGAAGCTTATTTGGATTTTCCTGAAGATTTGGACTCGATCGATTTATCGCAACAACTCAATCCTTTTATCAATCAAGCATCCGAAGAAGTAAATTCTCTTTTGGCAAGCTATGACGAAGGTCGCCGTATTCTTTCGGGAACCGAAATCGCTATCGTCGGAGATCCTAATGTAGGAAAATCTTCTCTTCTCAATGCTTTAACGGATAAGGATGCGGCTATCGTTTCTGAAATTCCGGGAACCACCAGAGATTTCGTAAAAGAGGAATTCGTTTTATACGGTAAACTGTTTAAATTGATCGATACGGCAGGTCTTAGAGACACAGACCATCCTATCGAAAAAGAAGGCATTCGAAGAACGGAAAATCTATTACTCAACGTTTCTTTAAATTTGTGGGTAATAGATAATACCGCACATTCAAAAGCTCCTCCAAAAAACATTTTTCCTCATAACACTATTCTCATTATTAACAAAATAGATTTGAAATCACTTCAATGTACGGATTTTTGGCTCGGAGAAAAAGCGTATGTTTCTACGAAAACCGGACAAGGAATCGGAGAATTAAAAAAAATCATCTATAAATATCTGGAAAATTCCGAAAATTCCAAGGAGGACGTTTTTTTAATCACCCAAAGGCAATTTAATAACCTGATGAACATTCAACGAACTCTTAACGAAATCCGAAAGGATATCGAGCATCCTTTCTTCCCTGAATGCCTTGCAGCCGATCTACGAGAGGCTATAGAAGAAACGGGACTTTTGTCCGGATTTTCCTTAAACGAAGATGTTCTCAATGAAGTTTTCGGGCAATTTTGTATCGGAAAATAA
- a CDS encoding branched-chain amino acid transport system II carrier protein: MTNIKKKRGNLPLDKVASFWSIGGSIFAMFFGAGNTIFPLILGVQNHFHPIAAACGIIVTAVLVPFLGLLGIILYSGDYKKFFFEIGKIPGYGLIILILLLIGPLAGIPRAIAVSHSTLVSLNADLGLSLPLFSFICCLLIFAFSWKLSKLLQWLGYFFTPIMLGSLAWMLLKGFILKSTNPSVTIVPPAASLSFYDGIRVGFNTMDLIASFFFCSIVLTSLRQIANQSDTPLKGTSDLPIGKRTTILLMKGSLVTITLLAVIYFSFTTIAAKHAYAIQDVAPSGILGALSKLTLGKNGLITGVGVFAACLTTEIALAGIFSRFLQTTVFAKRNVSYHATLVLTLIPSFLISVLNFENICRLIGPLLSLCYPALIGLTIGNILHKLFNFKYSYMFFYGILLISICTKLFF; encoded by the coding sequence ATGACAAACATAAAAAAGAAACGGGGGAATCTCCCTTTAGATAAAGTTGCTTCTTTTTGGTCTATTGGCGGCTCTATTTTCGCCATGTTCTTTGGAGCAGGAAATACTATTTTTCCACTTATTTTGGGAGTTCAGAATCACTTTCATCCCATAGCAGCGGCTTGCGGCATTATTGTTACGGCCGTGCTGGTCCCCTTTTTGGGATTATTAGGTATCATTTTATATTCCGGTGATTATAAAAAATTTTTTTTCGAAATAGGAAAAATTCCGGGGTACGGCTTAATCATATTGATTTTGTTACTTATCGGACCTCTAGCCGGAATTCCCCGGGCTATTGCCGTATCACACTCAACTTTGGTCAGTCTTAATGCCGATCTAGGGCTCTCGTTACCTTTATTCAGTTTTATCTGTTGTCTCTTAATTTTTGCTTTCTCGTGGAAATTGAGTAAATTACTTCAGTGGTTGGGTTATTTTTTCACTCCGATTATGCTAGGTTCTCTTGCTTGGATGTTGTTGAAAGGCTTTATTTTGAAAAGTACCAACCCTTCGGTTACCATTGTGCCTCCGGCAGCGTCTCTTTCGTTCTATGACGGAATCCGTGTAGGTTTCAATACAATGGATCTTATTGCTTCTTTTTTCTTTTGCTCAATAGTTTTGACCTCTTTAAGACAGATAGCTAACCAAAGCGATACACCTTTAAAAGGCACGTCGGATCTACCGATTGGGAAGCGTACGACGATACTTTTAATGAAAGGCAGTTTAGTCACGATCACACTTTTGGCCGTGATCTATTTCAGCTTCACGACTATAGCCGCCAAACATGCTTATGCCATACAAGACGTTGCACCGAGCGGAATTTTAGGAGCTTTGTCTAAACTTACCCTAGGAAAAAACGGATTGATCACTGGAGTAGGAGTATTTGCAGCCTGTTTAACCACAGAAATCGCATTAGCCGGAATTTTTTCCCGATTTTTACAAACGACCGTCTTTGCCAAAAGAAACGTATCTTATCATGCAACGTTGGTTCTTACATTAATCCCGTCTTTTTTGATCTCCGTTTTGAATTTCGAGAATATTTGCCGCTTGATCGGGCCCTTACTAAGCCTCTGTTATCCGGCTCTTATCGGGTTAACCATAGGAAATATTTTACATAAATTGTTCAATTTCAAATATTCCTACATGTTTTTTTATGGCATTTTATTAATTTCTATTTGCACAAAATTATTTTTTTAA
- the der gene encoding ribosome biogenesis GTPase Der, with amino-acid sequence MIRIAILGRPNVGKSSLFNRLCRRSIAIVNSTEGTTRDRLHKIIQKDGFDYEIIDTGGVDDASVDKFQKAIKSHALQIASNSDILLFVVDIKCGITHPDLLLAESIRRLNKPVILIANKADTPKDSKEIIEFYGLGISNMIAVSAAHGRHIENIFETVRRILADKPIENENTNSEIEEINSDNTDSTTTITTTTIKVAVIGRPNVGKSTFINSLLKDNRCLTDNVPGTTRDNIDIMYRYQDQNYLFIDTAGISKKKSLKTSVDWISTSRSEKAIVRSDICLFIIDAESGLTAADKRLLSLIAAKSKPFIVIINKWDLLQEVRMEHYIQDVRNFDVLLEHAPVLCISALESRNLSKVFPIMNGIETVLDQKITTHSINKLLEQAIQRHHPPIIGGKRLRIYYTTKIGSRPPEFLFFINSKSLFDKNYEQYIKNYIRDAFNYHAIPFKIKIKEKPKR; translated from the coding sequence ATGATTCGTATCGCAATATTAGGCCGACCTAATGTCGGAAAGTCCTCTCTTTTTAACCGTCTATGTCGACGTTCTATTGCGATTGTCAATTCAACGGAAGGGACTACACGAGATCGTCTACACAAAATTATTCAAAAAGACGGGTTCGATTATGAAATTATAGATACCGGAGGCGTCGATGATGCTTCCGTTGATAAATTCCAAAAAGCCATTAAAAGCCATGCTCTTCAGATCGCTTCCAATTCCGATATTCTTCTCTTCGTTGTGGATATCAAATGCGGAATTACTCATCCCGATCTACTTTTGGCCGAATCCATTCGTAGACTAAACAAACCGGTAATTTTAATCGCCAATAAGGCTGATACACCCAAAGACTCTAAAGAAATTATTGAGTTTTACGGATTGGGGATCTCTAATATGATAGCGGTTTCGGCTGCACACGGAAGACATATTGAGAATATTTTCGAAACCGTCCGGCGGATACTCGCTGACAAGCCGATTGAGAACGAAAATACGAATTCGGAAATTGAAGAAATAAACTCCGATAATACCGATAGCACTACTACTATTACTACTACTACTATTAAAGTAGCCGTAATCGGTAGACCCAATGTAGGGAAATCAACCTTTATTAATTCTCTTTTAAAGGACAATCGCTGTCTTACCGATAATGTTCCGGGTACGACTAGGGATAATATCGATATCATGTATCGCTACCAAGATCAAAATTATCTTTTTATTGATACGGCAGGTATTTCGAAAAAAAAATCCCTTAAAACATCCGTAGATTGGATCTCAACTTCTCGTTCCGAAAAAGCCATTGTGAGATCGGATATTTGTCTCTTTATCATAGATGCCGAATCCGGACTAACAGCGGCAGATAAACGTCTTCTCTCTTTAATTGCGGCTAAAAGCAAACCTTTTATCGTTATCATAAACAAATGGGATTTGTTGCAGGAAGTTCGAATGGAACATTATATCCAAGATGTTCGTAATTTCGACGTTCTTCTCGAACATGCTCCCGTCTTATGCATCTCCGCTCTTGAATCAAGAAACCTTTCCAAAGTCTTTCCGATTATGAACGGTATAGAAACCGTATTGGATCAAAAAATTACAACCCATTCCATCAATAAACTTCTTGAACAAGCTATTCAAAGACATCATCCGCCGATAATCGGCGGTAAACGATTGCGTATTTATTATACGACTAAAATAGGTTCTCGTCCTCCTGAGTTCTTATTTTTTATAAATTCCAAATCACTATTTGATAAGAATTACGAACAATATATTAAAAACTATATTCGAGATGCTTTTAATTACCATGCGATTCCTTTTAAAATTAAGATAAAAGAAAAACCAAAAAGATAA
- the asd gene encoding archaetidylserine decarboxylase (Phosphatidylserine decarboxylase is synthesized as a single chain precursor. Generation of the pyruvoyl active site from a Ser is coupled to cleavage of a Gly-Ser bond between the larger (beta) and smaller (alpha chains). It is an integral membrane protein.): MKKDDIVYYVDRLTGQKKIEQVVGAKLVHFFSQPGWRRKCVEFACRYSIFSFLYGLWQKMPWTKKNILSFALRFGIKLEECEKSIDEFTSVNDFFTRTLRPESRPIVQDKNVCIIPADARYSVCPVIRASKMFFIKGQEFFLGAFLENDKLAERYDGGSLVVARLAPVDYHRFHFPCDCIPDKPRVINGKLLSVHPLSLNIRSYFSENKRIVTKLKTETFGDVLFVEIGALNVGSIKQTFIPGQFYKKGEEKGYFALGASAIAMVFEKDRIIFDEDLTFFSKIEVEALCFFGQSLGCSDKTL; the protein is encoded by the coding sequence GTGAAAAAGGACGATATCGTATACTACGTAGACCGGTTAACCGGGCAGAAAAAAATAGAACAAGTCGTAGGGGCTAAACTTGTACATTTTTTTTCCCAACCCGGTTGGAGACGCAAGTGCGTTGAGTTTGCTTGCCGATATTCCATTTTTTCTTTTCTATACGGTCTATGGCAGAAAATGCCCTGGACAAAAAAAAATATATTGTCATTCGCTTTAAGATTCGGCATTAAGCTGGAAGAATGCGAAAAATCCATAGATGAATTCACATCAGTAAATGATTTTTTTACGCGTACCTTGCGTCCTGAAAGTCGTCCGATAGTTCAAGATAAAAATGTTTGTATTATCCCTGCCGATGCCCGGTATTCCGTTTGTCCCGTTATTAGAGCCTCAAAAATGTTTTTTATAAAAGGTCAAGAGTTTTTTCTCGGAGCTTTTTTGGAAAACGATAAGCTGGCAGAACGGTATGATGGGGGTAGTTTAGTTGTTGCTCGATTGGCCCCGGTTGATTATCATAGATTTCATTTTCCTTGCGATTGTATTCCCGATAAGCCTCGCGTCATTAACGGAAAGTTATTATCCGTCCATCCTTTGAGTTTGAATATCAGATCTTATTTTTCCGAAAATAAAAGAATTGTTACGAAATTAAAAACGGAAACATTCGGTGACGTTTTGTTTGTTGAAATAGGTGCTTTGAACGTCGGATCAATTAAACAAACTTTTATACCTGGGCAATTTTATAAAAAAGGAGAGGAGAAGGGTTACTTTGCATTAGGAGCTTCTGCTATAGCCATGGTTTTTGAGAAGGATCGAATAATTTTTGATGAAGATTTAACTTTTTTTTCGAAAATTGAAGTGGAAGCATTATGTTTTTTCGGCCAATCTTTGGGATGTTCCGATAAAACGCTCTAA
- a CDS encoding tetratricopeptide repeat protein: protein MFIPIVSFLGLCFTIAFVYRRYSKVSSHTVFHKILREVKLSLSQEEWSIAEKKLEPLLNFKPQSAEVVLLQSHILRKTFRFKEAYVLLSDWTFGKSDFTLVCLERARIFYGLEKFEQSVTFYEKARLTYLEAVDTVETDLFFYLDALIKIGRYSKALEILDKLSFESQNRKLRILTGDLRFRFKRYQEAISCYESCIIKEYFDAEICLLKKLGHAYRLTKNYSKARMIFNILIRRDEGDEGSRLSLGLCEYYEDHYRKALLIFQSGNLWSLGHPILMKYGGNAAQKIHDYPLAEYCYGVAFDKGDFDLFSEQDLVSFGVVLEKRGRYRKAEEVYRETVKRFPGSYDGCLALARMFGFGIGFSILPEEGLRFAGYIVELRQDEYALEILSACKARIGDFSQAYKLQRLLRYFDTSREKKQRRYRILRHLRNQIPLDENHLPDLRLLTAA, encoded by the coding sequence GTGTTTATTCCGATAGTTTCTTTTTTAGGACTTTGTTTTACAATAGCTTTCGTTTATCGAAGGTACTCTAAAGTTTCGTCTCATACCGTTTTTCATAAAATTCTACGCGAAGTTAAATTGAGTCTTTCTCAAGAAGAGTGGTCGATTGCCGAAAAAAAATTAGAACCTCTCTTAAATTTTAAGCCGCAATCTGCTGAAGTCGTTTTGTTGCAAAGTCATATTTTAAGAAAGACTTTTCGTTTTAAAGAAGCTTATGTATTGCTGAGCGATTGGACCTTTGGTAAATCCGATTTTACACTAGTCTGTTTGGAACGTGCGCGCATTTTTTATGGGTTGGAAAAATTCGAGCAGTCCGTTACTTTTTATGAAAAAGCCAGACTGACTTATTTGGAGGCCGTCGATACGGTAGAGACGGATCTTTTCTTTTATCTTGATGCTTTGATTAAGATTGGTCGTTATTCGAAAGCTCTCGAAATCTTGGATAAGCTATCGTTTGAGTCGCAAAATCGCAAACTCAGAATTTTAACCGGGGATTTAAGATTCCGTTTTAAAAGATATCAGGAAGCTATTTCGTGTTATGAGAGTTGTATTATTAAGGAATATTTTGATGCAGAGATTTGTTTATTAAAGAAATTAGGGCATGCTTACCGTTTAACGAAAAATTATTCGAAAGCAAGAATGATATTCAATATTCTGATAAGGAGAGATGAGGGAGACGAAGGAAGTCGCTTAAGTTTGGGATTATGTGAATATTACGAAGATCATTACAGAAAAGCACTTTTAATTTTTCAGTCAGGAAATTTATGGTCTTTGGGACATCCGATTCTAATGAAGTATGGGGGAAATGCCGCGCAGAAAATACATGATTACCCTTTGGCCGAATATTGTTATGGAGTGGCATTCGATAAAGGAGATTTTGACTTGTTTTCCGAGCAAGATCTTGTGTCTTTCGGTGTTGTTTTGGAAAAACGAGGACGATATAGAAAAGCCGAAGAAGTTTATCGGGAAACCGTTAAACGCTTTCCGGGAAGTTATGACGGTTGCCTGGCTTTAGCCAGAATGTTCGGATTCGGAATCGGTTTTTCCATTCTTCCTGAAGAAGGTTTGCGATTTGCCGGATATATTGTCGAGTTGCGGCAAGATGAATATGCTCTTGAGATATTGAGTGCTTGTAAGGCAAGAATAGGCGATTTTTCACAGGCCTATAAACTTCAGCGTCTTTTGCGCTATTTTGATACTTCCCGGGAGAAAAAACAAAGGCGATATAGAATTTTACGTCATTTGAGAAATCAAATTCCTTTGGATGAAAATCATCTGCCGGATCTCCGATTACTAACGGCTGCTTAA
- the secA gene encoding preprotein translocase subunit SecA, producing the protein MFSVIKNLFGSAQERTLKKFRKIVITVNLYDEMLAVLSDEELKGKTQEFRERFQRGETLDHMLPEAYGVVKNACRRLFGTRMAVSGYNQKWDMVPYDVQIIGAIAMHKGFITEMQTGEGKTLTAIMPLYLNALTGQPVHLVTVNDYLAQRDCEWVGSVLRWLGLTTGVLTSGTELTKRKEIYRQDVVYGTASEFGFDYLRDNSMATEAVEQVGRGGYFAIIDEVDSVLIDEARTPLIISGPGGQTNPVYQELKDKVSVLVKLQRDLCNRIATESKEFFSDCLETETLPKNTKMIESVQDMCRRLWVVGKGMPLNRVLRRVREHPDLRAILDKWDTYYHSEQNKEEATQRLSELYLVLDERSNDFELTDKGIHAWAEIVGSSSDDFVMLDMGHEYALIDRDESLPEAEKINRKLALTEQDTIRKMRVHALRQLLRAHLLMEKDVDYIVSSGEVVIIDEHTGRPQSGRRFADGLHQAIEAKEGLVIHKETQTYATVTLQNFFRLYDKLAGMTGTAITEATEFKEIYGLYVLQIPTYKSCLRSDHNDEFYMTEREKYNGIIKEIVRVHSEGKPILVGTESVEVSEKLSRILKQHGIEHTVLNAKNHAREAEIIAGAGRLGAVTVATNMAGRGTDIKLDNDAVIVGGLHVLGTTRHQSRRIDRQLRGRCARLGDPGSSKFFLSFEDRLMRLFASPKLNALIQRFRPPEGESMSDGFLNRLIETAQKRVESRNYTMRKHTLDYDDVMNKQRQELYNFRNVILRSENIFEEAENILGAAVSIAVHSMFGGDKGRCDLEGFSNWAMSVFPITIDSQTLSKNPNTVIDVVTDDLIKVFRLKYQEIAKSISLAEKAWDSHEICSGIIRSVIISHVDSLWKEHLIDMDLLRSEVGLRTVGQKDPLLEFKQEGFLLFEGLVRDLKIAVAKHLFVIEFSQRPQADVIMFS; encoded by the coding sequence ATGTTTAGTGTTATTAAAAATTTATTTGGCTCTGCTCAGGAGCGAACTTTAAAAAAATTTCGTAAGATTGTTATTACTGTGAATTTGTATGACGAAATGTTGGCAGTCTTATCCGATGAAGAGCTGAAGGGAAAAACACAAGAGTTTCGTGAAAGATTTCAACGCGGAGAAACTCTGGATCATATGTTGCCCGAAGCCTATGGCGTGGTAAAAAACGCCTGTCGGCGTTTGTTCGGCACGCGAATGGCTGTTTCCGGATACAATCAAAAATGGGATATGGTTCCCTACGACGTTCAGATTATCGGTGCCATCGCTATGCATAAAGGTTTCATCACCGAAATGCAGACGGGCGAAGGTAAAACTTTAACCGCGATTATGCCCTTATACTTAAATGCTCTTACCGGACAACCGGTGCATTTGGTAACGGTCAATGATTATTTGGCTCAAAGAGACTGTGAATGGGTGGGGTCGGTGTTACGTTGGTTAGGGTTGACCACGGGAGTATTGACTTCAGGCACGGAGCTTACAAAAAGAAAAGAAATCTACCGGCAAGATGTAGTTTATGGAACTGCTTCGGAGTTCGGTTTCGATTATCTTAGAGATAATTCTATGGCTACGGAAGCTGTTGAACAAGTGGGCAGGGGGGGGTACTTTGCCATTATAGATGAAGTTGACTCCGTATTGATAGATGAGGCGCGCACACCTCTTATTATCTCCGGTCCCGGAGGCCAAACCAATCCGGTTTATCAAGAACTTAAAGACAAGGTATCGGTTTTGGTTAAACTTCAAAGAGATCTTTGTAATCGTATCGCTACCGAGTCCAAAGAATTTTTTTCGGATTGTCTTGAAACGGAAACATTGCCTAAAAACACCAAAATGATCGAATCCGTTCAGGATATGTGTCGTCGACTATGGGTTGTAGGCAAGGGTATGCCGTTGAATAGGGTTTTGCGACGAGTAAGGGAGCATCCCGATTTAAGGGCGATTTTAGATAAATGGGATACTTACTACCACTCTGAACAAAATAAGGAAGAGGCCACTCAAAGGCTGTCTGAATTGTATCTGGTTCTTGATGAGAGGAGTAATGATTTTGAATTAACCGATAAAGGGATCCATGCCTGGGCTGAAATCGTCGGCAGTTCCTCGGATGATTTCGTTATGCTTGATATGGGACATGAATATGCGTTAATCGATCGAGATGAGTCTTTACCCGAAGCGGAAAAAATCAATAGAAAACTTGCTTTAACCGAACAAGATACGATTAGAAAGATGCGAGTTCACGCCTTGCGGCAATTATTACGTGCGCATCTTTTAATGGAAAAAGATGTGGACTATATCGTCAGTTCAGGAGAAGTAGTCATTATTGACGAACATACGGGACGACCTCAGTCCGGCAGACGATTTGCTGACGGCTTACATCAAGCTATAGAAGCTAAGGAAGGACTTGTTATCCATAAGGAAACACAAACATATGCAACAGTTACTTTGCAGAATTTTTTCCGATTGTATGATAAGTTAGCGGGGATGACGGGAACTGCTATTACGGAAGCTACCGAATTCAAAGAAATTTACGGACTCTACGTTTTACAAATTCCGACTTATAAGTCATGTCTTCGTAGTGATCATAATGATGAATTTTATATGACGGAAAGGGAAAAATATAACGGTATCATAAAAGAAATCGTTCGTGTCCATTCCGAGGGGAAACCTATTTTAGTAGGTACCGAATCGGTAGAAGTTTCCGAAAAGTTATCGAGAATTTTAAAACAGCATGGTATCGAACATACGGTTCTTAATGCCAAAAATCATGCCAGAGAGGCTGAAATCATAGCTGGGGCCGGTAGGCTTGGAGCCGTCACGGTTGCTACTAACATGGCGGGTCGTGGCACGGATATCAAATTGGACAATGATGCCGTTATCGTAGGTGGTTTGCATGTGTTAGGGACCACTCGACATCAATCTCGTCGTATAGATAGGCAGTTAAGAGGACGTTGTGCACGTTTGGGCGATCCCGGAAGTTCGAAATTTTTTCTGTCTTTTGAAGATCGATTGATGAGGTTATTTGCTTCTCCTAAATTAAATGCTTTGATTCAAAGATTTCGACCTCCCGAAGGAGAGTCGATGTCCGACGGTTTTTTGAATCGATTGATTGAAACGGCTCAAAAAAGGGTTGAAAGTCGTAATTATACGATGAGAAAGCATACCCTAGATTATGACGATGTTATGAATAAACAACGTCAGGAACTTTATAATTTTCGAAATGTTATTTTGCGTTCGGAAAACATTTTTGAAGAAGCCGAGAATATTCTTGGAGCAGCTGTCAGTATAGCTGTGCATTCCATGTTCGGTGGAGATAAAGGCAGATGTGATTTGGAGGGTTTTAGTAATTGGGCGATGAGTGTTTTTCCGATTACTATCGATTCTCAAACATTATCAAAAAATCCGAATACCGTGATTGACGTTGTAACGGATGATTTGATTAAGGTTTTCAGACTGAAATACCAAGAAATAGCTAAGAGCATTTCTCTTGCCGAAAAGGCATGGGATTCTCATGAAATATGTTCCGGTATTATTCGCTCGGTCATTATTTCGCATGTAGATTCTTTGTGGAAAGAACATCTGATAGATATGGATTTATTACGTTCCGAGGTCGGATTGAGAACCGTTGGTCAAAAAGATCCTTTATTGGAATTTAAACAAGAAGGATTTTTATTGTTTGAGGGTTTGGTAAGGGATTTAAAAATAGCCGTTGCAAAACATCTATTTGTTATTGAATTTTCCCAAAGGCCTCAAGCGGATGTTATCATGTTTTCTTAG
- the nth gene encoding endonuclease III: MNSSCFDKKLFILNTLEKLFPSPKPSLTYTNGFQLLIAVLLSGNSSDKIVNKVTPHLFEKAPDAHALARLTVSDIAKIIKPCGLSERKATFISIISRILSESNTSDIPDKLEDLTALPGVGRKTALVTLAQWFDQQGFPIDTHIIRLAQRWGLSLHKSPLKVERDLTAFFLGHDFIKLHLRLIYYGRLFCPARGHKLSCCIICRKINDFQ, encoded by the coding sequence GTGAACTCATCTTGTTTTGATAAAAAACTATTTATTCTGAACACTTTAGAAAAACTTTTTCCGAGTCCGAAACCTTCTTTAACTTATACTAACGGTTTTCAACTACTCATTGCCGTTTTATTATCCGGAAACTCTTCCGATAAAATCGTTAATAAAGTGACTCCTCATCTTTTTGAAAAAGCACCCGATGCCCATGCTCTTGCTCGTCTTACCGTATCCGATATCGCAAAAATTATAAAACCGTGCGGGCTCTCCGAAAGAAAAGCAACTTTTATATCCATAATTTCCCGAATCTTAAGTGAATCAAATACCTCAGATATACCCGATAAATTAGAGGATTTAACGGCACTTCCGGGAGTCGGAAGAAAAACGGCTCTTGTTACTCTAGCTCAATGGTTCGACCAACAAGGGTTCCCTATAGACACTCATATAATACGTTTGGCACAAAGATGGGGATTGTCTCTTCATAAATCCCCTTTGAAAGTGGAAAGGGATCTTACTGCATTTTTCTTAGGACATGATTTTATCAAATTACATTTGCGATTAATTTATTACGGAAGATTATTTTGTCCGGCCAGAGGACATAAATTAAGTTGCTGTATAATTTGTAGAAAAATCAATGATTTTCAATAA